In the Anastrepha obliqua isolate idAnaObli1 chromosome 1, idAnaObli1_1.0, whole genome shotgun sequence genome, one interval contains:
- the LOC129237788 gene encoding GATA zinc finger domain-containing protein 10-like, with protein sequence MAAASAGQQLHQQQQQQQQQQQHLQQQHQELNVIALRQPFQQSMKHQQQQQQQHALTLQQQLVPQLQPQHQQQQQQMQQHIQLQLQHLNNGQQQLLQQQQQQQQQLRATKFTTRIASNSQLFAQQQQQQHLQQQQQTLHQQQQQQQLQLQRQQQQQSQQHAQPQTLPAGMVNGAALFAASSNATRGTQSLNMYQQPLNNATMQQQQQQPLQHHTQQQQQVLKMNHNVVAAPPTIASRQHVAMSNAAAASAAAAPVANNVSVGAAAAATTATTTVSSVAQPCAASVANANLAPGWRRQQANNNEIIYIR encoded by the coding sequence ATGGCTGCCGCCAGTGCTGGCCAACAATTgcaccagcagcagcaacaacaacagcaacaacaacaacatctacaACAACAGCATCAGGAATTAAATGTGATTGCGTTGCGACAGCCTTTTCAGCAATCAATGaaacaccagcaacaacaacaacaacaacatgcactGACATTGCAACAACAATTGGTGCCGCAGCTGCAACCccagcaccagcagcagcaacagcaaatgCAACAACACATACAGCTGCAGTTGCAACATTTGAATAATGGCCAACAACAAttgctgcagcagcagcagcaacaacaacaacagctacgTGCTACAAAATTTACTACGCGCATCGCTTCCAACTCACAGCTTTTTgctcaacagcagcagcagcaacatttgcagcaacaacaacaaacactacatcagcagcagcagcagcagcaattgcAGCTGCAacggcagcagcaacagcaaagtCAACAACACGCTCAGCCTCAAACTTTGCCAGCTGGTATGGTAAATGGCGCCGCGTTATTTGCTGCTAGCAGCAATGCAACACGCGGCACCCAGTCACTGAATATGTATCAGCAGCCACTTAATAATGCCACaatgcagcagcaacaacagcagccatTGCAACACCAcacacaacagcagcaacaagtgCTGAAAATGAATCATAATGTGGTGGCAGCGCCACCCACAATCGCCTCACGCCAACACGTGGCCATGAGCAATGCCGCCGCTGCCTCGGCCGCTGCTGCGCCCGTCGCCAACAATGTGAGCGTTGGAGCTGCTGCTGCCGCAACCACGGCCACTACCACAGTCTCCAGCGTAGCGCAGCCGTGCGCCGCCAGCGTTGCCAATGCTAATTTAGCGCCAGGTTGGCGTAGACAACAGGCCAACAACAACGAGATCATCTACATAAGGTGA